The following are from one region of the Juglans regia cultivar Chandler chromosome 10, Walnut 2.0, whole genome shotgun sequence genome:
- the LOC109011647 gene encoding endoglucanase 11-like isoform X2: MEEGIKKEQHHCTEAPKILRFAHSWCLLLSLFAISAGARAFDYADALRKSLLYFESQRSGRLPYNQRVTWRDHSGLTDGLEQGVDLVGGYYDAGDHVKFGLPMAFTVTMLSWGVIEFRKQIAVAGELEHAMEAIKWGTDYFIKAHTSPNVLWAEVGDGDTDHYCWQRPEDMTTSRQAYKIDENNPGSDLAGETAAAMAAASIVFKRTNPHYSHLLLHHAHQLLMEEKHKEHSHILEQYRSKAEYYICACLGLNENNGSNVERTPGGLLYIRQWNNMQYVSTAAFLLSVYSDYLQNSNQNLKCHGKMVGHEEILNFAKSQIDYILGSNPMSMSYLVGYGSNYPTRVHHRGASIVSYREHKGFIGCTQGYDHWFSRQEPNSNVLVGALVGGPDSQDDFVDQRHNYMQTEACTYNTAPLVGVLAKLLHLEDLSFDQNHSSPLVASY, encoded by the exons ATGGAGGAAGGGATTAAGAAAGAGCAACACCATTGTACTGAAGCTCCAAAAATTCTCAGATTTGCACATAGCTGGTGCCTTCTACTCTCCCTTTTTGCCATTTCAGCCGGTGCTCGAGCTTTCGATTATGCAGATGCTCTCAGAAAGAGTCTGCTCTACTTCGAATCTCAACGCTCCGGCCGGCTACCGTACAACCAAAGGGTCACTTGGCGTGATCATTCTGGACTCACTGATGGCCTGGAACAAGGA GTGGACTTGGTGGGTGGATATTACGATGCCGGTGACCACGTAAAGTTTGGGCTGCCAATGGCATTCACCGTGACAATGCTCTCGTGGGGAGTCATAGAATTCCGTAAACAAATTGCAGTTGCCGGAGAATTGGAGCATGCCATGGAAGCCATTAAGTGGGGCACAGATTACTTCATAAAAGCCCACACTAGTCCAAATGTATTATGGGCAGAG GTGGGCGATGGCGACACCGACCACTATTGCTGGCAGCGGCCGGAGGACATGACGACCTCGCGGCAAGCCTACAAGATCGACGAGAACAATCCTGGGTCGGATCTAGCCGGAGAGACGGCCGCAGCCATGGCAGCTGCATCAATAGTGTTCAAGAGAACAAATCCACATTACTCACACCTACTCCTTCACCATGCCCATCAG TTGCTCATGGAAGAAAAGCACAAGGAGCATTCTCACATACTCGAACAATACCGATCAAAGGCCGAATACTACATCTGCGCTTGCCTTGGCCTCAACGAGAACAACGGCAGCAATGTGGAACGCACACCAGGGGGGCTCTTATACATCCGCCAATGGAACAACATGCAATACGTTTCAACAGCAGCTTTCCTTCTCAGCGTATACTCTGACTACCTCCAAAACTCAAACCAAAATCTCAAATGCCATGGAAAAATGGTAGGCCATGAAGAAATCCTCAATTTTGCAAAGTCACAGATTGATTATATCTTGGGCTCTAACCCAATGAGCATGAGCTATTTGGTTGGGTATGGCTCGAATTACCCCACAAGAGTGCACCACAGGGGTGCCTCAATTGTGTCCTACAGAGAGCACAAGGGTTTTATTGGGTGCACCCAAGGGTATGATCATTGGTTCAGCAGGCAGGAGCCTAACTCCAATGTTCTGGTTGGGGCATTGGTGGGAGGACCAGATTCCCAAGATGACTTTGTCGACCAAAGGCACAATTATATGCAGACCGAGGCCTGCACATATAATACAGCACCATTGGTTGGAGTTTTGGCTAAGTTGTTGCATTTGGAGGACCTAAGTTTTGATCAAAATCATAGCTCGCCTTTGGTTGCTTCTTACTAA
- the LOC109011647 gene encoding endoglucanase 11-like isoform X1: MEEGIKKEQHHCTEAPKILRFAHSWCLLLSLFAISAGARAFDYADALRKSLLYFESQRSGRLPYNQRVTWRDHSGLTDGLEQGVDLVGGYYDAGDHVKFGLPMAFTVTMLSWGVIEFRKQIAVAGELEHAMEAIKWGTDYFIKAHTSPNVLWAEVGDGDTDHYCWQRPEDMTTSRQAYKIDENNPGSDLAGETAAAMAAASIVFKRTNPHYSHLLLHHAHQLFVFGDKYRGKYDVSVGVVKNYYASVSGFKDELLWAALWLYKATDNAEYLKYVVDKADTFGGIGWAITEFSWDVKYAGLQVIASKLLMEEKHKEHSHILEQYRSKAEYYICACLGLNENNGSNVERTPGGLLYIRQWNNMQYVSTAAFLLSVYSDYLQNSNQNLKCHGKMVGHEEILNFAKSQIDYILGSNPMSMSYLVGYGSNYPTRVHHRGASIVSYREHKGFIGCTQGYDHWFSRQEPNSNVLVGALVGGPDSQDDFVDQRHNYMQTEACTYNTAPLVGVLAKLLHLEDLSFDQNHSSPLVASY, from the exons ATGGAGGAAGGGATTAAGAAAGAGCAACACCATTGTACTGAAGCTCCAAAAATTCTCAGATTTGCACATAGCTGGTGCCTTCTACTCTCCCTTTTTGCCATTTCAGCCGGTGCTCGAGCTTTCGATTATGCAGATGCTCTCAGAAAGAGTCTGCTCTACTTCGAATCTCAACGCTCCGGCCGGCTACCGTACAACCAAAGGGTCACTTGGCGTGATCATTCTGGACTCACTGATGGCCTGGAACAAGGA GTGGACTTGGTGGGTGGATATTACGATGCCGGTGACCACGTAAAGTTTGGGCTGCCAATGGCATTCACCGTGACAATGCTCTCGTGGGGAGTCATAGAATTCCGTAAACAAATTGCAGTTGCCGGAGAATTGGAGCATGCCATGGAAGCCATTAAGTGGGGCACAGATTACTTCATAAAAGCCCACACTAGTCCAAATGTATTATGGGCAGAG GTGGGCGATGGCGACACCGACCACTATTGCTGGCAGCGGCCGGAGGACATGACGACCTCGCGGCAAGCCTACAAGATCGACGAGAACAATCCTGGGTCGGATCTAGCCGGAGAGACGGCCGCAGCCATGGCAGCTGCATCAATAGTGTTCAAGAGAACAAATCCACATTACTCACACCTACTCCTTCACCATGCCCATCAG TTGTTTGTGTTTGGAGACAAGTATAGAGGAAAGTACGATGTGAGCGTGGGTGTAGTGAAGAACTACTATGCGTCGGTGAGTGGGTTCAAGGATGAGTTGTTGTGGGCAGCTTTGTGGCTGTACAAAGCCACCGACAATGCAGAGTATTTGAAATACGTTGTTGACAAAGCTGATACCTTTGGCGGTATTGGATGGGCCATTACAGAGTTCAGCTGGGATGTTAAATATGCTGGCCTCCAAGTTATTGCATCAAAG TTGCTCATGGAAGAAAAGCACAAGGAGCATTCTCACATACTCGAACAATACCGATCAAAGGCCGAATACTACATCTGCGCTTGCCTTGGCCTCAACGAGAACAACGGCAGCAATGTGGAACGCACACCAGGGGGGCTCTTATACATCCGCCAATGGAACAACATGCAATACGTTTCAACAGCAGCTTTCCTTCTCAGCGTATACTCTGACTACCTCCAAAACTCAAACCAAAATCTCAAATGCCATGGAAAAATGGTAGGCCATGAAGAAATCCTCAATTTTGCAAAGTCACAGATTGATTATATCTTGGGCTCTAACCCAATGAGCATGAGCTATTTGGTTGGGTATGGCTCGAATTACCCCACAAGAGTGCACCACAGGGGTGCCTCAATTGTGTCCTACAGAGAGCACAAGGGTTTTATTGGGTGCACCCAAGGGTATGATCATTGGTTCAGCAGGCAGGAGCCTAACTCCAATGTTCTGGTTGGGGCATTGGTGGGAGGACCAGATTCCCAAGATGACTTTGTCGACCAAAGGCACAATTATATGCAGACCGAGGCCTGCACATATAATACAGCACCATTGGTTGGAGTTTTGGCTAAGTTGTTGCATTTGGAGGACCTAAGTTTTGATCAAAATCATAGCTCGCCTTTGGTTGCTTCTTACTAA